A genomic segment from Ruegeria sp. TM1040 encodes:
- a CDS encoding amino acid ABC transporter permease encodes MTNRHKREDKEDFPWWLVAVGLTALYLGIEVALSDVYAQIMNTLWRGVGITIFVTIVSFFSASALGLALALGAESRWLVLRQVCRFYVEVVRGVPIIVLLLYVAFVLAPALVDLRNWLGGFLGLEDIRTRNFPLLWRAIVALMIAYSAFIAEVFRAGLQSVPDGQIEAAKALGLSGWKRFRFVVFPQAIRTILPPLGNDFVALVKDSSLVSVLGVLDITQLGKVTAASNFRYFETYNMVALIYLAMTISLSLALRALERHLRSKQEHR; translated from the coding sequence ATGACCAATCGCCACAAGCGCGAAGACAAAGAAGATTTCCCGTGGTGGCTGGTCGCAGTCGGACTGACCGCGCTCTATCTGGGCATTGAGGTCGCACTGAGCGACGTCTACGCACAGATCATGAACACGCTGTGGCGGGGCGTTGGGATTACCATCTTCGTCACGATTGTGAGCTTCTTCTCCGCCTCGGCTTTGGGTCTTGCGCTCGCACTCGGGGCAGAATCGCGTTGGCTGGTGCTGCGGCAGGTCTGCCGCTTTTACGTCGAGGTGGTGCGCGGCGTGCCAATCATCGTGCTGTTGCTTTATGTGGCCTTTGTACTGGCACCGGCGCTTGTGGATCTGCGCAACTGGCTTGGCGGTTTTCTCGGTCTTGAGGACATTCGCACCCGCAACTTCCCGCTCCTGTGGCGCGCGATCGTGGCCCTTATGATCGCCTATTCGGCCTTCATTGCCGAAGTCTTCAGGGCCGGTCTGCAGTCGGTACCCGACGGCCAGATCGAGGCGGCAAAGGCGCTCGGGCTCTCGGGTTGGAAGCGGTTTCGCTTTGTGGTGTTCCCGCAGGCCATCCGCACGATCCTGCCGCCGCTTGGCAATGACTTTGTCGCGCTGGTCAAGGATTCCTCGCTGGTGTCCGTGCTGGGCGTTCTGGACATCACGCAGCTGGGCAAGGTCACGGCCGCCAGCAACTTTCGCTATTTCGAGACCTACAACATGGTCGCGCTCATCTATCTGGCGATGACGATTTCCCTGTCTTTGGCCCTGCGCGCATTGGAGCGGCACTTGCGCAGCAAGCAAGAGCATCGCTAG
- a CDS encoding transporter substrate-binding domain-containing protein, with product MTRTFALTALATAVFATGALAADLPDLEGREVVFATENTYPPLQFIDPNSGEAIGWEYDAVAEIAKRINITVVYENSSWDAMIPAITASQYDVAMNGITIRDDRKEKVDFSESYLTSQMRMIVAGDEDRFEDAAGFAADDDLLAAAQPGTTPFYVTVYDVLDGDEANPRIKLFETFGASLQALRAGDVDLALSDSTAASGVVAASDGALKIVGEPLGTEDFGFIFPKGSDLVEPVNAALAAMKADGTLDALNKKWFLDYKMGQ from the coding sequence ATGACCCGCACTTTTGCCCTGACTGCCCTTGCAACGGCTGTCTTTGCCACCGGCGCCCTGGCTGCCGATCTGCCGGATCTTGAAGGGCGCGAGGTCGTGTTTGCGACCGAAAACACCTATCCGCCTCTGCAGTTCATCGACCCCAACAGCGGCGAGGCAATTGGTTGGGAATATGATGCAGTGGCCGAGATCGCCAAGCGCATCAACATCACCGTGGTCTACGAGAATTCGAGCTGGGATGCGATGATCCCCGCGATCACCGCAAGCCAGTATGATGTCGCCATGAATGGCATCACCATTCGCGATGACCGCAAGGAAAAGGTCGACTTCTCCGAGAGCTACCTGACCTCGCAGATGCGCATGATCGTTGCGGGCGACGAAGACCGGTTCGAGGACGCAGCAGGCTTTGCCGCGGATGACGACCTCCTGGCGGCAGCGCAGCCCGGCACCACGCCCTTCTATGTCACCGTCTATGATGTGCTGGATGGTGATGAAGCAAACCCGCGGATCAAACTGTTTGAAACCTTTGGCGCCTCGCTGCAGGCGCTGCGCGCAGGTGATGTGGATCTCGCTCTGTCCGACAGCACCGCCGCAAGTGGCGTTGTTGCGGCCTCGGACGGTGCACTGAAAATCGTTGGCGAGCCGCTCGGCACCGAGGACTTTGGCTTTATCTTCCCCAAAGGCAGCGATCTGGTGGAACCCGTCAATGCCGCGCTTGCTGCGATGAAGGCCGATGGCACGCTGGATGCGCTCAACAAGAAGTGGTTCCTCGACTACAAGATGGGCCAATAA
- a CDS encoding HesA/MoeB/ThiF family protein yields the protein MILVLGLAGLIWWGGRLFGASQSMRWALLGLLFLAVLSIQLTLPEGNPLRAATGGSASLWLLIAGTGALVALYGRVLKRLRNRADAREDSADAPEAAAPFRDSELDRYARHIVLREVGGAGQKRLKDARVLVIGAGGLGAPALQYLAAAGVGTIGVIDDDRVENANLQRQVIHRDADIGMPKVFSAQAAMEAQNPFVTVRPYHRRLSEDIASELFAEYDLILDGTDNFDTRYLANAAAVAQRKPLISGALSQWEGQISVFDPASGGPCYQCIFPESPAAGLAPSCAEAGVIGPLPGVLGAMMAVEAVKQITGAGEVLRAQMLIYDGLYGETRRIALKARADCPICGPNAGTPAPTGEN from the coding sequence ATGATTTTGGTACTGGGGCTTGCGGGGCTGATCTGGTGGGGCGGGCGGCTCTTTGGGGCATCGCAGTCGATGCGCTGGGCGTTGCTTGGTCTTTTGTTCCTGGCGGTTCTCAGCATCCAGCTGACCTTGCCCGAAGGCAATCCATTGCGTGCCGCCACTGGGGGATCTGCGAGCCTGTGGCTCCTGATTGCCGGGACAGGGGCCTTGGTTGCGCTCTATGGCCGCGTGTTGAAGCGGCTGCGCAACCGTGCGGATGCGCGCGAGGACAGTGCTGATGCGCCTGAGGCGGCTGCTCCGTTTCGGGACTCGGAACTGGACCGCTATGCCCGCCACATCGTCCTGCGCGAGGTCGGAGGCGCTGGGCAAAAGCGCCTGAAAGACGCCAGAGTTCTGGTGATCGGAGCGGGTGGCCTGGGGGCTCCCGCGCTGCAGTATCTGGCCGCTGCGGGCGTCGGCACCATCGGCGTTATTGACGATGATCGCGTCGAGAACGCCAATCTGCAACGACAGGTTATCCATCGTGACGCCGATATTGGCATGCCCAAGGTCTTCTCGGCTCAGGCCGCGATGGAGGCGCAAAACCCTTTTGTGACCGTCCGTCCCTATCATCGTCGCCTCAGCGAGGATATCGCATCGGAACTCTTTGCGGAATATGACCTGATCCTCGACGGGACTGACAATTTCGACACTCGCTATCTGGCCAATGCGGCGGCGGTTGCGCAGAGGAAACCCCTGATTTCCGGCGCCTTGTCGCAGTGGGAAGGCCAGATCTCCGTTTTTGATCCCGCCTCGGGCGGCCCGTGTTACCAGTGTATTTTTCCCGAAAGCCCCGCCGCTGGCCTTGCGCCCAGCTGTGCAGAGGCGGGTGTAATTGGACCTTTGCCCGGCGTTTTGGGCGCGATGATGGCTGTGGAGGCCGTGAAACAGATCACAGGCGCAGGAGAAGTCTTGCGCGCGCAGATGTTGATCTACGATGGTCTCTATGGTGAAACCCGCCGGATTGCGTTGAAAGCGCGCGCCGATTGTCCGATTTGCGGACCCAATGCAGGCACCCCGGCCCCGACAGGAGAAAACTGA
- the dut gene encoding dUTP diphosphatase: MTASQFAVDVKIIDPRIRDWGMPSYQTQGSAAIDLFACIDAPKEIAPQAPAVLIPSGLAFYMGDQSCAALVMPRSGLGHKKGLVMGNNVGLIDADYTGEVFISAWNRNPPGAAPIVIEPGERIAQLMFVPVLRATLNEVETFSNSTERGAGGFGSTGSGATGA; the protein is encoded by the coding sequence ATGACTGCATCGCAATTTGCGGTAGACGTGAAAATCATTGACCCGCGTATCCGGGATTGGGGGATGCCCAGCTACCAGACCCAAGGCTCTGCCGCGATTGACCTTTTTGCCTGTATCGACGCGCCCAAAGAGATCGCGCCGCAGGCGCCTGCAGTGCTGATCCCCTCGGGGCTGGCGTTTTACATGGGCGATCAGTCCTGCGCCGCGCTTGTGATGCCGCGGTCCGGGCTTGGTCACAAAAAAGGGCTGGTGATGGGTAATAATGTCGGCCTCATCGATGCCGACTATACTGGCGAAGTGTTCATCAGCGCCTGGAACCGCAACCCGCCGGGGGCCGCGCCGATCGTGATCGAGCCGGGGGAACGCATCGCGCAACTCATGTTTGTGCCAGTTCTGCGGGCGACCTTGAACGAGGTCGAGACATTCTCAAACAGCACGGAGCGTGGTGCGGGCGGCTTCGGCTCGACCGGCTCGGGGGCGACCGGCGCATGA
- a CDS encoding CheR family methyltransferase — translation MSDRSIPFLVGIAASAGGLEALSELVQELGEQNEAAYVIAQHMSPNHKSMLSALISRETRLPVRELTPDADIWPEANTIYVVMPGHDVIVTEGGQLGLRAPSGLRGQPKPLADLLLKTMAEECGENCAAIILSGTGSDGSYGVRAIREVGGITIAQDPESSKYSGMPTSALQTGCVDLTLRPREIGEHLGKILSRPRDFTELQELHQKPNHLSDLFQILTARTGVDFREYKASTINRRIARRMLALGFSEYNAYVDFCRSDLAEVDALYKDLMISVTRFFRDPQQFDALKADIQKLVAKLESSSDQRTVRVWVSGCATGEEAYSVAILFLEAMGGLEKVSQRRLQVFATDIDQHALDVARRGEYPISAINDIPQELVDRYFVERTDTIEVKKALRAFVLFSRHNVIQDPPFTNLDCVSLRNLLIYFNGPLQDKVLARIGYALVPDGLLFLGAAETVGGMETIFEPTSTSDRIYRKRLVTRKPALQPFIEDATARRPLEQSALPYLADKNKHHSATRQFDNLIRVLAPNGFLASATGAILRVIGDISFVTALTENTGLQVDLKILLPELRSEASSLINVTLRSRGVRSGQWHPLPRSKHEQVRLTCYPIVSAPDGEMDGNSIVLIGVESRIKEEQAAPPESRNPEEQDRYIRQIEDEVISTREALQQTIEELQTANEELQSVNEEMQAANEELQSTNEELETSNEELQSTNEELITVNEEIQVNSSEIQHLSAELSAVLRANPFVMIVVDQALQVRHASRQAMTMFELDALPKSGIHISQCAPVEGMPDLTSRISHVFRTSAPLVENAEFGGASHEMTFTPFREREGRDLIGVAVTIV, via the coding sequence ATGAGCGACCGAAGTATTCCTTTTTTGGTTGGTATCGCTGCTTCCGCTGGGGGGCTTGAGGCTCTGTCCGAACTGGTTCAGGAGCTCGGAGAGCAAAATGAAGCGGCCTATGTGATTGCCCAGCATATGTCGCCAAATCACAAGAGCATGCTCAGTGCGTTGATTTCTCGCGAAACGAGATTGCCGGTTCGTGAGCTGACACCCGATGCGGACATCTGGCCGGAGGCCAACACGATTTATGTGGTGATGCCCGGCCATGACGTCATCGTCACCGAAGGTGGCCAGCTGGGGCTGCGAGCACCGAGCGGGCTGCGCGGGCAGCCAAAACCGCTTGCGGATCTGTTGTTGAAAACCATGGCCGAGGAATGCGGCGAAAACTGCGCCGCGATTATTCTTTCAGGCACTGGGAGTGATGGCAGCTATGGGGTGCGCGCCATTCGCGAGGTGGGCGGCATTACCATTGCACAGGATCCCGAGAGTTCCAAATATTCCGGGATGCCGACCTCTGCGTTGCAAACCGGCTGCGTTGATCTGACGCTTCGTCCGCGTGAAATCGGTGAGCACTTGGGGAAAATCCTTTCCCGTCCCCGGGATTTCACCGAATTGCAGGAGCTGCATCAAAAGCCAAATCACCTGTCTGATCTGTTCCAGATCCTGACGGCGCGCACCGGTGTGGATTTTCGCGAATACAAGGCGTCGACCATCAACCGCCGCATTGCGCGTCGGATGCTGGCCCTCGGTTTTTCGGAATACAACGCCTATGTGGATTTTTGCCGCAGCGACCTTGCTGAAGTGGATGCGCTTTATAAGGATCTGATGATCTCCGTAACGCGGTTCTTTCGCGATCCCCAGCAATTTGATGCCCTGAAGGCCGATATTCAAAAGCTGGTTGCAAAGCTCGAATCCTCATCCGATCAGCGAACGGTTCGCGTCTGGGTGTCTGGCTGCGCCACAGGCGAAGAAGCCTATTCGGTTGCAATCCTGTTTTTGGAAGCGATGGGCGGCCTTGAAAAAGTATCCCAGCGCCGATTGCAGGTGTTTGCCACCGATATTGACCAGCATGCACTGGATGTGGCGCGACGTGGGGAATATCCGATCTCTGCGATCAATGACATTCCGCAGGAATTGGTTGATCGCTATTTTGTCGAGCGCACTGACACCATCGAGGTCAAAAAGGCGCTTCGGGCTTTTGTCCTGTTTTCGCGCCACAACGTCATCCAGGATCCGCCGTTCACCAATCTCGACTGTGTGAGCCTGCGTAACCTGCTGATTTATTTCAATGGGCCCTTGCAGGACAAAGTGCTCGCACGGATCGGTTACGCTCTGGTCCCTGATGGGCTGCTGTTCCTTGGGGCTGCCGAAACCGTGGGTGGGATGGAGACGATCTTTGAACCCACCAGCACCTCCGACCGGATCTACCGCAAAAGACTCGTGACGCGCAAACCCGCGCTGCAACCGTTCATCGAGGATGCAACGGCCCGGCGCCCCTTAGAGCAGTCCGCGCTGCCGTATCTGGCTGACAAGAATAAGCACCATAGTGCGACACGACAATTTGACAATCTGATCCGTGTGTTGGCCCCAAATGGTTTCCTCGCCAGCGCCACAGGCGCGATCCTGCGCGTGATTGGCGACATCTCATTTGTGACCGCACTGACGGAAAACACCGGGCTGCAGGTGGACCTCAAGATCCTGCTCCCGGAGTTGCGCAGCGAAGCCTCAAGTCTGATCAATGTCACCTTGCGCTCACGCGGTGTGCGCAGTGGCCAGTGGCATCCTTTACCACGGTCCAAGCATGAACAGGTGCGTCTGACCTGCTATCCTATCGTCTCCGCGCCAGACGGTGAAATGGACGGCAACAGCATTGTTCTGATCGGCGTCGAATCTCGGATCAAGGAAGAGCAGGCCGCACCGCCCGAGAGCCGCAATCCCGAGGAACAGGATCGCTATATTCGTCAGATCGAGGACGAGGTGATCTCAACCCGCGAGGCGCTCCAGCAGACCATTGAAGAGTTGCAGACTGCCAACGAGGAACTGCAGTCGGTCAACGAGGAAATGCAGGCCGCCAACGAGGAATTGCAATCCACCAATGAGGAGCTTGAAACCTCCAACGAGGAATTGCAGTCCACCAATGAAGAGCTGATCACCGTCAACGAGGAAATTCAGGTCAACTCCAGCGAGATCCAGCATCTGAGCGCGGAGCTCAGTGCAGTATTGCGGGCCAATCCTTTTGTGATGATCGTGGTGGATCAGGCTCTGCAGGTGCGTCACGCTTCGCGACAGGCAATGACGATGTTCGAATTGGACGCCCTTCCCAAGTCGGGCATCCACATCAGCCAATGCGCGCCCGTTGAAGGGATGCCGGATCTGACGTCCCGGATTTCTCATGTCTTCCGTACCAGTGCGCCCCTGGTCGAAAACGCCGAGTTTGGCGGTGCATCGCATGAAATGACATTCACGCCGTTTCGGGAGCGCGAAGGCCGGGACCTCATCGGGGTGGCCGTCACCATCGTCTAG